Proteins found in one Balaenoptera musculus isolate JJ_BM4_2016_0621 chromosome 4, mBalMus1.pri.v3, whole genome shotgun sequence genomic segment:
- the FBXO40 gene encoding F-box only protein 40 has product MPSHRRQSTCSPSRDTSAADADSAHAIKSYKARRNLEAMRRARRPPPGQHRHCDRCFNRHCHMPVEPGVSCLVINCHLSCGATFHTCKEAEHELLCPLEQVPCLNSESGCPLSISRHKLAKHLQVCPASVVCCSMEWNRWPNVDSETALHENIMKETPNEECLDTALALQDQKVLFRSLKMVELFPEAREPMEEEPTMNGEASWKEMEGAVGGADAGLVTSGSLSTTNGEVAELSQEEREVLAKTKEGMDLARFDKWENMFSKEHAASALTSSSVSSEGTSRDGPEKEQISSSNNTVEESAAKGKETQEDQKQRDFHAAIEKSGLAPWQDGVLERLKTAMDAKDYNMYLVHNGRMLIHFGQLPACTPKERDFVYGNLEAQEVKTVYTFKVPVSYCWKRAQLRDTLSSCRPSEHKAVDTLDLGITVEDLPKSDLIKTTLLCALERELKGHVISESRSIDGLFMDFATQTYSFEPEQFSSRTVLADLLTTANLNGLHMELHSECVTRRHNKSSSAFTFTCNKFFRRDEFPLHFKNVHTDIQSCLNGWFQHRCPLAYLGCTFIQNHFCPPGQKAKVIYSQELKTFAIKPEVASELSEGGNSHLSGREGKSQNSLTSLPLEVLQYIAGFLDSVSLSQLSQVSVLMRNICATLLQERGMVLLQWKKKRYSHGGTSWRVHRKIWQFSSLFSKIKSWEFNEVASMSEHLKSCPFNVVEHKTDPILLTSMCQPREQA; this is encoded by the exons ATGCCAAGCCACCGCCGGCAGTCTACGTGCTCACCATCAAGGGACACAAGTGCAGCAGATGCTGACTCAGCCCATGCCATTAAG AGTTACAAAGCAAGAAGAAATTTGGAAGCTATG CGTAGGGCGCGCAGGCCTCCACCAGGGCAGCACAGGCACTGTGACAGATGCTTCAACCGTCACTGCCACATGCCTGTGGAGCCTGGTGTCTCCTGCCTGGTGATAAACTGCCACCTGTCCTGTGGCGCTACCTTCCACACGTGCAAAGAGGCAGAGCACGAGCTCCTGTGCCCTTTAGAGCAGGTTCCGTGCCTCAACTCCGAATCTGGCTGCCCCCTTTCCATTTCCCGCCACAAGCTGGCCAAGCACCTGCAAGTGTGCCCCGCCAGCGTGGTCTGCTGCTCGATGGAGTGGAACCGCTGGCCAAACGTGGACTCTGAAACAGCCCTTCACGAGAACATCATGAAAGAGACCCCCAATGAGGAGTGCTTGGACACAGCCCTGGCCCTCCAAGACCAGAAGGTCCTCTTTAGATCTCTGAAAATGGTAGAACTTTTCCCAGAAGCTAGAGAACCCATGGAAGAGGAACCTACCATGAATGGTGAAGCCAGCTGGAAGGAAATGGAAGGAGCGGTGGGCGGGGCAGATGCTGGTTTGGTAACAAGCGGCTCTCTGTCAACCACCAACGgagaggtggcagagctgagtcaAGAAGAACGAGAGGTATTAGCCAAAACCAAAGAAGGGATGGACCTAGCCAGGTTTGACAAGTGGGAAAATATGTTCAGCAAAGAGCACGCGGCCTCTGCTTTAACGAGCTCATCAGTGAGCAGTGAGGGCACGAGCAGGGATGGCCCAGAGAAAGAACAGATTTCCAGCAGCAACAACACAGTAGAAGAGAGCGCTGCCAAAGGGAAAGAGACACAGGAAGACCAGAAGCAGCGGGACTTTCATGCAGCCATAGAAAAGTCAGGGCTTGCCCCTTGGCAGGATGGTGTTCTGGAAAGACTGAAAACAGCTATGGATGCAAAGGACTATAATATGTACCTGGTGCACAATGGGAGGATGCTTATTCACTTTGGTCAGTTGCCTGCTTGTACACCTAAAGAGAGAGACTTTGTTTATGGCAATCTTGAGGCTCAGGAAGTGAAGACTGTTTACACCTTCAAAGTTCCCGTGAGCTACTGCTGGAAGCGGGCTCAACTCAGAGACACCTTGTCGAGTTGTAGGCCAAGTGAACACAAGGCAGTAGATACTTTGGATTTAGGGATCACTGTGGAGGACCTGCCCAAATCAGATCTCATCAAGACCACCCTGCTGTGTGCTCTGGAAAGAGAACTCAAAGGTCATGTCATCTCTGAATCCAGGAGCATTGATGGGCTGTTCATGGATTTTGCTACACAGACATACAGTTTTGAGCCAGAACAATTTTCCTCCAGGACGGTGCTGGCTGACCTTCTAACCACTGCCAACCTGAATGGGCTCCATATGGAGCTCCACAGTGAGTGTGTGACCAGGAGACACAACAAGAGCAGTTCTGCCTTTACTTTCACTTGCAACAAATTCTTCAGGAGGGATGAATTCCCCCTACATTTCAAGAATGTCCACACAGACATTCAGTCATGTCTCAATGGTTGGTTCCAGCACCGATGCCCCCTTGCCTACTTGGGATGTACCTTTATTCAAAACCATTTCTGTCCCCCAGGGCAAAAGGCAAAAGTAATCTATAGTCAGGAGCTCAAGACCTTTGCCATCAAGCCGGAGGTTGCTTCAGAGCTGAGTGAGGGAGGGAACAGCCATCTCTCAGGCCGTGAAGGAAAAAGCCAGAATTCTCTAACCAGCCTGCCCCTGGAGGTTTTGCAGTACATTGCTGGGTTCTTAGACAGCGTCAGCCTATCCCAGCTCTCCCAGGTGTCCGTGCTGATGAGGAATATCTGTGCCACTTTGTTACAAGAGAGAGGGATGGtcctcctgcagtggaagaagAAGAGGTATTCCCATGGAGGCACCTCGTGGAGAGTTCACAGAAAG ATCTGGCAATTCAGCAGCCTCTTCTCCAAAATCAAGAGCTGGGAGTTTAATGAAGTTGCCTCCATGTCTGAGCACCTGAAGTCCTGTCCTTTCAACGTTGTAGAACACAAGACTGACCCGATTCTTTTGACCAGCATGTGTCAGCCCCGTGAGCAGGCCTGA